A stretch of Aythya fuligula isolate bAytFul2 chromosome 1, bAytFul2.pri, whole genome shotgun sequence DNA encodes these proteins:
- the PHYH gene encoding phytanoyl-CoA dioxygenase, peroxisomal has product MEQLGKKSGPAARLDTILRHLSPRLGTAPALTSVPTSAHVTAAPQPGRFRYTLDNNVLTPEQRQFYEDNGYLLIKKLVSDEDIERFRKEFIRICKKEVSLPGAMIMKNTALKSENGQSENVVNKVQDFQEDEELFRYCTLPEILKYVECFTGPNIMAMHTMLINKLPDSDQQTFLHPMHQDLHYFPFRPADRIVCSWTAMERADETNGCLIVQPGTHKESLKPHAYPQWEGKTNKLFHGIINYDEKGPKVHLVMEKGDTVFFHPLLIHGSGINRTSGFRKSISCHFASSEGYYIDVKDTIQEDLEKELQEMVQKKYSLPAMKLRDIWNFRARLVRGERINL; this is encoded by the exons atggagcagctggggaagaagtCGGGGCCGGCGGCTCGGCTGGACACCATCCTCCGGCACCTCTCGCCCCGGCTGGGGACGGCCCCTGCCCTT ACAAGCGTTCCTACTTCAGCACACGttactgctgctcctcagccaggGAGGTTTCG CTACACCCTGGACAACAACGTCCTCACCCCAGAGCAAAGGCAGTTCTATGAAGATAATGGTTATCTGCTCATTAAGAAGCTCGTCTCCGATGAAGACATCGAGCGCTTCAG GAAGGAGTTCATCAGGATCTGTAAGAAGGAGGTGAGCCTCCCGGGAGCTATGATTATGAAAAACACGGCCCTGAAATCCGAGAATGGCCAGTCTGAAAATGTAGTTAACAAAGTGCAGGACTTCCAGGAAGATGAAGAGCTCTTCAGATACTGCACCCTGCCCgag ATCCTCAAATACGTTGAGTGCTTCACAGGGCCAAACATAATGGCAATGCACACCATGCTGATTAACAAACTTCCAGACTCTG ATCAGCAGACCTTTCTCCACCCCATGCATCAGGACCTGCACTATTTCCCGTTCCGGCCGGCCGACCGCATCGTGTGCTCCTGGACCGCCATGGAGAGGGCTGACGAGACCAACGGGTGCCTGATCGTGCAGCCGGGCACGCACAAGGAGTCCCTGAAGCCTCACGCCTACCCGCAGTGGGAG ggtaaaacaaacaagcttttCCATGGGATTATTAATTACGACGAGAAGGGTCCCAAGGTTCACCTTGTCATGGAGAAGGGAGACACGGTGTTCTTCCATCCGCTGCTCATCCACGGCTCTGGGATAAACAGGACGTCGGGGTTCCGAAAG AGCATAAGCTGCCACTTCGCCAGCTCCGAGGGCTACTACATCGATGTCAAGGACACGATCCAAGAAGACCTGGAGAAAGAACTGCAAGAAATGGtacaaaagaaatacagcttgCCTGCTATGAAACTCAGG GATATCTGGAACTTCCGAGCACGGCTTGTGCGAGGGGAAAGGATTAATCTGTAG